In Octopus bimaculoides isolate UCB-OBI-ISO-001 chromosome 14, ASM119413v2, whole genome shotgun sequence, the following are encoded in one genomic region:
- the LOC106872394 gene encoding protocadherin gamma-B1, whose amino-acid sequence MLREVCFLLLFTTSLSVDITYRVKENLLPGTFIGDIARNVTLPSIRRSEVKFSPLQKNEFSDFFNISKKGRLYLAKTIDAEITCKYNTECFEILEIAVLKKKSFVKILEVKVIIEDVNDNRPDFQEKYINLQFYETDGKGTKKSVPNAVDKDVGFLNSQITYRLGNIHKQFKLKTDKRVDGSSKLEIILTEELDREIKDTYFVQIIAKDGGTPPKLGVSNVQIIVTDENDNAPVFAQNTYNISLNNTHQTRKPIVRLQASDIDAGRNGKVSYHFGTKTTPLAKLYFKLNNATGEVFLSNDFSFNKKHKYLLYIDARDGGSPSMSSTAILQINIENQDNGSPSIELNFFSQTNEDTASISEDVDIGSFVAYVKVIDNDIGNNGQVSCELEHEDFILQPLDDKKYKIVVKNAIDREANSYIDFNISCQDRGTPPKTAVRKISIQVTDINDVKPQFSQESFQFFTYENGEPDFPIGLINATDPDLGAGGQLTYYLLNSTENIVPFRISNYGFITTTQPLDREKQDRYRLAVVVKDNGTPPLKNTANVIVEIMDKNDNVPYFTFPGVDPFHLKVHYHPQRQKAITTLRAYDRDSQLNAFLQYEILEGNDKKLFSLDMYSGVISFSRSVYNIDAGFYKLNVSVKDSGTPVLSTTTSLTLTLTVSNSTSKFLTSRHKLSTKEIPVNVMVIILVAAVIVSITIVVSITVCIVRRNHRREILYCERREQGQKFMNQNGQSEYGCNPMSPQSDSQEVMLTHPGINSAVSQATLLRKELYHDSTWHGSPLQSHRQNICQGTNQMALHNSLAAENFREREDMLTSSDHFSEKSTMSSYDDSGHGCSDGNTILYEELPARMDEIEPELPEYPQQSFNQKSECDTSSSECNQSLKRAKNPLPTDIIDLKSNRANTTDPTLASKPWNLPKKNSFNCYSKPLPAIPKM is encoded by the exons ATGTTGAGAGAAGTGTGTTTTCTGTTACTTTTCACCACATCTCTGAGTGTGGACATTACATATAGAGTGAAAGAAAATTTACTGCCAGGAACCTTCATTGGAGATATTGCACGTAATGTGACACTGCCATCTATAAGGCGAAGTGAAGTAAAATTTTCTCCGCTACAAAAGAATGAGTTCTCTGACTTTTTTAATATCAGCAAAAAGGGAAGActttatttggcaaaaacaatTGATGCTGaaattacatgtaaatacaaTACAGAATGCTTTGAAATACTTGAAATTGCTGTCCTAAAGAAAAAATCATTTGTTAAGATACTTGAAGTGAAAGTAATAATAGAAGATGTTAATGACAACCGACCAGATTTTCAAGAAAAGTACATAAACCTACAGTTTTATGAAACAGATGGGAAAGGAACCAAAAAATCAGTCCCAAATGCAGTCGACAAAGACGTTGGTTTTTTAAATTCGCAGATCACTTACAGGCTGGGAAATATACATAAGCAATTCAAGTTGAAAACAGACAAAAGAGTGGATGGTTCTTCAAAACTTGAAATTATCCTGACTGAAGAATTAGATCGAGAAATAAAAGACACTTATTTTGTACAAATAATTGCTAAAGATGGAGGCACTCCACCAAAGTTAGGTGTCTCAAATGTTCAGATAATTGTCACAGATGAAAACGATAATGCCCCTGTCTTTGCTCAAAATACCTATAATATTTCACTAAACAATACACACCAAACAAGGAAACCCATTGTTAGGTTACAAGCAAGTGATATTGATGCTGGAAGAAATGGAAAAGTTTCTTACCATTTTGGAACTAAAACTACACCATTGGccaaattatatttcaaactaAATAATGCAACAGGAGAAGTATTCTTGTCAAATGATTTCTCATTTAATAAGAAACACAAATATTTGCTGTATATTGATGCCAGAGATGGTGGCAGTCCATCAATGAGTTCAACAGCCATTCTACAAATCAACATTGAAAATCAAGATAATGGGAGTCCAAGTATAGAGCTCAACTTCTTTTCACAGACAAATGAAGACACGGCCAGCATTTCTGAAGATGTTGATATTGGTAGTTTTGTAGCATATGTGAAGGTTATTGACAATGATATTGGCAACAATGGACAAGTAAGCTGCGAATTGGAACATGAGGATTTTATTCTTCAACCATTAGATGACAAGAAATATAAGATTGTTGTGAAGAATGCCATAGACAGAGAAGCAAACAGCTACATTGATTTTAACATATCTTGTCAAGACAGAGGCACTCCTCCAAAGACAGCTGTTAGAAAAATTTCTATACAAGTGACAGATATCAACGATGTAAAACCTCAGTTCAGTCAGGAAAGTTTTCAGTTTTTTACATATGAAAATGGAGAACCAGACTTTCCAATTGGTCTAATCAATGCCACCGATCCAGATCTGGGAGCAGGAGGTCAACTGACATATTATCTCTTGAATTCTACTGAAAATATAGTTCCTTTTAGAATTTCAAACTATGGATTTAtcacaacaacacaaccactggATAGAGAGAAACAAGACAGATATCGATTGGCAGTCGTAGTCAAAGATAATGGGACACCCCCATTGAAAAATACAGCAAATGTCATTGTTGAAATTatggataaaaatgataatgttccATATTTCACTTTTCCTGGAGTTGATCCATTCCATCTTAAAGTCCATTACCATCCTCAAAGACAAAAAGCCATCACAACTCTCAGAGCATACGACAGAGATAGTCAGTTGAATGCTTTCCTTCAATATGAAATACTTGAGGGCAATGACAAGAAGTTATTTTCCCTTGACATGTACTCTGGAGTCATATCTTTTTCTCGCTCTGTTTACAATATTGATGCTGGTTTCTATAAACTGAATGTGTCTGTTAAAGATAGTGGCACTCCagttttgtcaacaacaacttcattaACTTTAACATTGACAGTCAGCAATAGTACTTCCAAATTTTTGACAAGTCGTCATAAACTATCAACCAAAGAAATACCTGTCAATGTGATGGTTATTATACTAGTAGCAGCAGTTATTGTATCTATAACTATTGTGGTCTCCATAACAGTGTGCATTGTGAGGAGAAACCATCGGAGAGAAATCCTTTACTGTGAAAGGCGAGAACAAGGACAGAAATTCATGAATCAAAATGGGCAGTCTGAATATGGATGTAACCCAATGTCTCCCCAAAGTGACAGTCAAGAAGTAATGTTGACACACCCAGGAATTAATTCTGCAGTTTCTCAGGCAACATTATTAAGAAAGGAGCTTTACCATGATTCAACATGGCATGGTTCTCCATTACAGTCTCATCGACAGAACATCTGCCAAGGAACAAACCAG ATGGCCTTACATAATTCATTGGCAGCTGAGAAtttcagagaaagagaagatatgCTGACATCTTCTGATCATTTTAGTGAGAAGTCCACAATGTCGTCATATGATGACAGTGGCCATGGTTGTAGTGATGGCAACACAATCCTCTATGAGGAATTGCCAG